A part of Paenarthrobacter sp. A20 genomic DNA contains:
- the ctaD gene encoding cytochrome c oxidase subunit I, with amino-acid sequence MATYTQSAAGVLDAPVVPKSKGRIVVNWITSTDHKTIGYMYLIASFVFFCLGGVMALLIRAELFEPGMQILQTKEQYNQMFTMHGTVMLLMFATPLFAGFANVIMPLQIGAPDVAFPRLNALAFWFFLFGSTIAVSGFITPQGAASFGWFAYAPLSNTTFSPGVGGDLWVFGLALSGFGTILGAVNFITTIICMRAPGMTMWRMPIFTWNTLVTAILVLMAFPPLAAALFALGADRRFGAHIFDPENGGAVLWQHLFWFFGHPEVYIIALPFFGIVSEIFPVFSRKPIFGYKGLVYATIAIAALSVTVWAHHMYVTGSVLLPFFAFMTMLIAVPTGVKFFNWIGTLWQGSITFETPMLWSIGFLVTFLFGGLTGIILASPPLDFHVSDSYFVVAHFHYVVFGTVVFAMFAGFYFWWPKWTGKMLNERLGKIHFWLLFLGFHGTFLIQHWLGVEGMPRRYADYMPQDNFTWMNQFSTISSFVLGASLLPFFWNVYITWRSNKKVEVDDPWGFGASLEWATSCPPPRHNFTSLPRIRSERPALDLHHPELAQVHTAEAPSPAAAVLGNADQRDVNK; translated from the coding sequence GTGGCTACGTACACTCAATCCGCCGCGGGGGTCCTAGACGCTCCCGTAGTTCCTAAATCCAAGGGGCGCATCGTCGTCAACTGGATCACCTCCACCGACCACAAAACCATCGGGTACATGTACCTGATCGCGTCCTTCGTGTTCTTCTGCCTCGGTGGCGTCATGGCGCTGTTGATCCGCGCTGAACTGTTCGAACCCGGAATGCAGATCCTGCAGACCAAAGAGCAGTACAACCAGATGTTCACGATGCACGGCACTGTGATGCTCCTGATGTTCGCAACGCCGCTCTTTGCCGGCTTCGCGAACGTCATTATGCCGTTGCAGATTGGCGCCCCCGACGTCGCCTTCCCGCGCTTGAACGCCTTGGCTTTCTGGTTCTTCCTGTTCGGCTCCACCATCGCGGTCTCCGGCTTCATCACCCCGCAGGGTGCTGCGTCCTTTGGCTGGTTCGCCTATGCTCCGTTGTCCAACACGACATTCAGTCCGGGCGTCGGTGGTGACTTGTGGGTCTTTGGACTTGCGCTCTCCGGTTTCGGAACCATCCTTGGTGCCGTCAACTTCATCACCACCATCATCTGCATGCGCGCACCGGGCATGACCATGTGGCGCATGCCGATCTTCACCTGGAACACCCTCGTCACTGCGATCCTGGTCCTGATGGCCTTCCCGCCGCTGGCAGCAGCACTGTTTGCTCTCGGTGCCGACCGCCGCTTCGGCGCCCACATCTTTGATCCCGAAAACGGCGGTGCCGTCCTCTGGCAGCACCTGTTCTGGTTCTTCGGACACCCTGAGGTGTACATCATCGCGTTGCCGTTCTTCGGCATCGTCTCCGAGATCTTCCCCGTCTTCAGCCGCAAGCCCATCTTTGGCTACAAGGGCCTGGTCTATGCGACCATCGCCATTGCTGCGCTCTCCGTCACGGTGTGGGCACACCACATGTATGTGACCGGATCGGTGCTGCTGCCGTTCTTCGCGTTCATGACCATGCTGATTGCAGTCCCAACCGGTGTGAAGTTCTTCAACTGGATCGGTACGTTGTGGCAGGGCTCCATCACCTTCGAGACGCCGATGCTCTGGAGCATCGGCTTCCTGGTGACGTTCCTCTTCGGTGGACTGACGGGTATCATCCTGGCCTCCCCGCCGCTGGACTTCCACGTCTCGGACTCCTACTTCGTGGTTGCCCACTTCCACTACGTGGTCTTCGGTACGGTCGTGTTCGCGATGTTCGCAGGGTTCTACTTCTGGTGGCCCAAGTGGACCGGCAAGATGCTCAACGAACGTCTCGGCAAGATTCACTTCTGGCTGCTGTTCCTGGGCTTCCACGGCACGTTCCTTATCCAGCACTGGCTGGGTGTGGAAGGCATGCCGCGTCGATACGCCGACTACATGCCGCAGGATAACTTCACGTGGATGAACCAGTTCTCCACTATTTCCTCCTTCGTACTGGGCGCATCGCTGCTGCCGTTCTTCTGGAACGTCTACATCACGTGGCGCAGCAACAAGAAGGTTGAAGTCGATGACCCCTGGGGCTTTGGTGCTTCGCTGGAATGGGCAACGTCCTGCCCGCCGCCGCGCCACAACTTCACCTCCTTGCCCCGTATCCGCTCCGAGCGCCCGGCTCTGGACCTTCACCACCCGGAGTTGGCCCAGGTTCACACTGCCGAGGCCCCGTCGCCCGCAGCAGCTGTCTTGGGTAACGCCGACCAAAGGGACGTCAACAAATGA
- the coxB gene encoding cytochrome c oxidase subunit II — MSSQNRTGSRRIKITSITGLALAGALVLTGCSPEVEKGWLPTERGTTNHTDRIMDLWVNSWIAALAVGIITWGLLVWCIIAYRRRKGTTGFPKQLSYNLPLEVFYLTIPLFMVLVFFYFTDQDQRAIDDRSQPADVVVDVRGKQWAWDFNYKKGEVINEDLHEAGVQAHLTGNDVNKELLPTLYLPVGKSVDLELNSRDVIHSFWVPAFLQKRDMIPGKTNYIRFTPTKEGTFDGKCAELCGEYHSEMLFRVKVVSESEFQAHMDKLRQEGNTGLLGAEYDRNPNLNETK; from the coding sequence GTGAGTTCGCAGAACCGAACCGGCAGCCGACGCATAAAGATCACATCGATCACTGGCTTGGCACTCGCCGGCGCGTTGGTTTTGACCGGATGTTCACCAGAGGTAGAGAAGGGTTGGCTGCCTACAGAGCGCGGCACGACCAACCACACTGACCGGATCATGGACCTCTGGGTCAACTCATGGATCGCCGCCTTGGCAGTCGGTATCATCACGTGGGGCCTTCTGGTCTGGTGCATCATCGCTTACCGCCGCCGCAAGGGCACCACGGGTTTCCCGAAGCAGCTCAGCTACAACCTGCCGCTCGAGGTCTTCTACTTGACCATCCCGCTGTTCATGGTGCTGGTGTTCTTCTACTTCACCGACCAGGACCAGCGCGCGATCGATGACCGCTCGCAGCCTGCCGACGTCGTTGTCGACGTCCGCGGCAAGCAGTGGGCCTGGGACTTCAACTACAAAAAGGGCGAGGTCATCAATGAAGACCTCCACGAGGCCGGCGTCCAGGCGCACCTGACCGGCAACGATGTCAACAAGGAACTTCTCCCCACTCTCTACTTGCCCGTTGGCAAGTCCGTGGACCTGGAGCTGAACTCCCGCGACGTCATCCATTCATTCTGGGTCCCCGCGTTCCTCCAGAAGCGCGACATGATCCCTGGCAAGACGAACTACATCAGGTTCACGCCCACCAAGGAAGGCACCTTCGACGGTAAGTGTGCCGAACTCTGCGGTGAATACCACTCCGAAATGCTTTTCCGCGTCAAGGTTGTCTCCGAGTCTGAGTTCCAGGCACACATGGACAAGCTTCGCCAGGAAGGCAACACGGGCCTCCTCGGTGCGGAATACGACCGCAACCCGAACCTGAACGAAACCAAGTAA
- a CDS encoding iron-sulfur cluster assembly accessory protein: MSTATNENSTGAQVVSNDELPTHEVNLTDVAAGKVRSLLEQEGRTDLRLRVAVQPGGCSGLIYQLYFDERMLDGDAVRDYDGVEVVVDKMSVPYLSGASIDFEDTISKQGFTIDNPNAGGSCACGDSFH, from the coding sequence ATGAGCACTGCAACCAACGAAAACAGCACCGGAGCACAGGTCGTCTCCAACGACGAACTGCCCACGCACGAGGTCAATCTGACCGACGTCGCCGCAGGCAAGGTCCGCAGCCTCCTCGAGCAGGAAGGGCGTACCGACCTTCGGCTGCGCGTTGCAGTCCAGCCTGGAGGATGCTCCGGCCTGATCTACCAGCTTTACTTCGATGAGCGCATGCTCGACGGAGACGCTGTGCGCGACTACGACGGCGTTGAGGTCGTAGTAGACAAGATGAGCGTTCCCTACCTCAGCGGCGCCAGCATCGACTTCGAGGACACCATTTCGAAGCAAGGTTTCACCATCGATAACCCGAATGCCGGCGGGTCATGCGCCTGCGGCGATTCGTTCCACTGA
- a CDS encoding dipeptidase gives MTSAHAEIPQNKQGHSGETPVEALTAAVNDSFESTMESLKELVGIPGIAWASFDPIELDRSAEAVAAMVEASGMEEVHILRSSKADGTPGGPAVVARRPAADGKPTILLYAHHDVQPPGDRSLWNSEPFVAEERDGRLYGRGAADDKAGIMAHLAAYSAVTKVLGEEFGLGVTFFFEGEEEAGSPTFRTFLEEHQELLRADVIVVADSSNWKVGVPALTTSLRGLVDGTFEVRVLDHAVHSGMFGGPVLDAPTLLSRLIATLHDDDGNVAVEGLVARDDVAVDLAEADYRADASVLDGVKLAGSGTIASRLWTKPALSIIGMDVPSVDVASNTLIPAARAKFSMRLAPGQDPEAAMDALKRHVEAHAPFGAKVTFSPGERGNAFSTDTSSAAARVALWALGESWGVQPVETGIGGSIPFIADLLDLYPEAQILVTGVEDPDSRAHSANESLHIGDFRHAVLAEALMLARLNADGLGD, from the coding sequence ATGACTTCAGCACATGCGGAGATCCCGCAGAACAAGCAAGGGCACTCCGGCGAAACTCCGGTCGAAGCACTCACAGCAGCGGTTAACGATTCCTTCGAAAGCACGATGGAATCCCTTAAGGAACTCGTCGGCATTCCGGGCATTGCATGGGCCAGTTTTGACCCGATCGAACTCGATCGAAGCGCCGAAGCAGTGGCTGCCATGGTCGAGGCCTCGGGGATGGAAGAAGTGCACATTCTGCGCAGCAGCAAAGCCGACGGAACCCCCGGTGGCCCTGCCGTCGTCGCGCGTCGTCCAGCCGCCGACGGCAAGCCAACAATCCTGCTGTACGCCCACCACGATGTCCAACCCCCGGGGGACAGGAGCCTGTGGAACTCGGAGCCCTTCGTCGCCGAAGAACGCGACGGCCGGCTCTATGGCCGTGGTGCTGCCGACGACAAAGCCGGAATCATGGCCCACTTGGCCGCCTACAGTGCCGTGACCAAGGTTCTGGGTGAAGAGTTTGGACTTGGCGTGACGTTCTTCTTCGAAGGTGAGGAAGAGGCAGGGTCGCCTACCTTCCGTACGTTCCTCGAGGAACACCAGGAGCTCCTGCGGGCCGACGTCATTGTGGTCGCCGACTCCAGTAACTGGAAGGTGGGTGTTCCCGCCCTGACCACCAGCCTCCGGGGTCTGGTGGACGGAACGTTCGAGGTGCGCGTCCTGGACCATGCGGTCCATTCCGGCATGTTTGGTGGGCCGGTACTCGATGCCCCCACGCTTTTGTCGCGCCTCATTGCGACCCTTCACGACGACGACGGCAACGTTGCTGTCGAAGGCCTGGTGGCACGCGATGACGTGGCGGTCGATCTTGCCGAGGCGGACTACCGTGCTGATGCATCAGTGCTCGACGGCGTGAAGCTCGCCGGCAGCGGGACAATCGCCTCACGTCTGTGGACCAAGCCGGCACTGTCCATCATCGGCATGGACGTCCCCTCCGTTGACGTTGCCTCCAACACCCTAATTCCCGCTGCCCGTGCGAAGTTCAGCATGAGGCTGGCCCCTGGGCAGGACCCGGAAGCCGCGATGGATGCTTTGAAGCGGCATGTGGAAGCGCATGCGCCCTTTGGGGCCAAGGTGACTTTCAGTCCGGGGGAGCGGGGCAACGCTTTCTCCACAGACACCTCCTCGGCTGCCGCGCGCGTGGCGCTCTGGGCGCTGGGTGAGTCGTGGGGAGTACAGCCCGTGGAAACGGGAATCGGCGGTTCCATACCGTTCATTGCCGATCTCCTGGACTTGTATCCGGAAGCCCAGATCCTGGTGACCGGAGTGGAAGACCCCGATTCCCGGGCGCACAGTGCCAACGAATCGCTGCACATCGGCGATTTCCGCCATGCAGTGTTGGCTGAGGCATTGATGCTCGCCCGGCTTAATGCCGACGGGCTCGGGGACTAG
- a CDS encoding DUF3043 domain-containing protein, translating into MFGRKKEEPSAQSVVDQAYATAPEPGGAKGAPTPKRKDQEAARKRPLVPNDRKASKAAERVAIQDQRQKMRQALDTGDEKFLPLRDKGPQKRYTRDYVDARFSLGEYLMFGALLFVVISLIIPPTSAGISYVLIGFWIMFLAVFVDVFILSRKLRKRLTEKFGEVERGSVWYGCMRALQFRKLRLPKPQVKRGQYPA; encoded by the coding sequence GTGTTCGGACGCAAAAAGGAAGAGCCCAGCGCTCAATCAGTAGTAGACCAGGCCTACGCCACCGCCCCGGAGCCCGGCGGCGCGAAGGGCGCCCCCACGCCCAAGCGGAAGGACCAGGAAGCTGCCCGCAAGCGCCCCCTGGTGCCCAACGACCGCAAGGCTTCCAAGGCAGCGGAACGGGTAGCCATCCAGGACCAGCGGCAGAAGATGCGGCAGGCGCTCGATACGGGCGACGAGAAGTTCCTTCCCCTCCGCGACAAGGGTCCCCAAAAGCGCTACACACGGGACTATGTGGACGCTCGCTTCAGCCTCGGTGAGTACCTCATGTTCGGTGCTTTGCTGTTCGTGGTGATCTCCCTGATCATTCCGCCCACAAGCGCCGGCATCAGCTATGTGTTGATTGGGTTCTGGATCATGTTCCTGGCCGTCTTCGTTGACGTCTTCATCCTGTCCCGCAAGCTTCGGAAGCGTCTTACCGAGAAGTTCGGCGAGGTGGAACGCGGCTCTGTTTGGTACGGCTGCATGCGGGCCCTTCAGTTCCGCAAGCTCCGCCTCCCCAAGCCGCAGGTCAAGCGTGGGCAGTACCCGGCCTAA
- a CDS encoding quinone-dependent dihydroorotate dehydrogenase, protein MRVYPTFFKLAFSWMDAEKAHKIGFQGIRAAHRSGAGRILARLTAPDASLRTEALGLTFPSPFGLAAGFDKEGHGIEALAELGFGHVEVGTITGQAQPGNEKPRLFRLVEDRAVINRMGFNNDGAASVAPRLKSARAALQRQHPDVRPVIGVNIGKTKVVELDDATEDYLVSARSLAPAADYLVVNVSSPNTPGLRLLQNVETLRPLLRAVGDAADEAAGRHVPLLVKIAPDLSNDDIDDVARLALDLKLDGIIATNTTISRDGLLSDAAKVESLGAGGLSGAPLKHRSLEVLRRLKDAVGDELVLIAVGGVETATDVQERMDAGATLVQGYTAFLYEGPFWASRINKGLVKIRKRTAR, encoded by the coding sequence ATGCGTGTTTACCCCACATTTTTCAAGCTGGCCTTTTCCTGGATGGATGCCGAGAAGGCACACAAGATCGGCTTCCAGGGAATCCGGGCGGCCCACCGCTCCGGTGCCGGCCGGATCCTTGCCCGGCTTACAGCTCCCGACGCTTCACTTCGCACGGAGGCGCTGGGACTGACGTTCCCGTCACCTTTCGGCCTGGCGGCAGGTTTCGACAAAGAAGGTCACGGCATCGAAGCGTTGGCTGAGCTTGGATTCGGGCATGTGGAGGTGGGAACCATCACGGGCCAGGCGCAGCCAGGCAATGAGAAGCCCAGGCTGTTCCGCTTGGTTGAGGACCGCGCGGTGATTAACCGGATGGGGTTCAATAACGACGGCGCCGCTTCAGTCGCGCCAAGGCTCAAGTCTGCGCGGGCTGCTTTGCAAAGGCAGCACCCGGACGTCCGCCCGGTTATCGGGGTTAACATCGGCAAGACCAAGGTGGTGGAACTCGACGATGCCACCGAGGATTACCTGGTGAGTGCACGCAGCCTGGCTCCCGCGGCTGACTACCTCGTAGTCAACGTCAGCTCTCCCAACACACCAGGTCTTCGCCTGCTCCAGAATGTGGAAACGCTGCGCCCGCTGTTGCGGGCAGTTGGGGACGCTGCTGATGAAGCTGCCGGACGCCACGTGCCCCTGCTGGTCAAGATTGCGCCGGATTTGTCCAATGACGACATCGACGACGTCGCTCGACTGGCCTTGGACCTGAAACTTGATGGAATCATCGCCACCAACACCACGATCTCCCGTGACGGACTGCTGTCCGATGCTGCGAAGGTTGAGTCACTGGGAGCAGGTGGATTGTCGGGGGCGCCCCTCAAGCATCGGTCTTTGGAGGTTCTACGGAGGCTCAAGGACGCTGTAGGGGACGAGTTGGTACTCATCGCCGTCGGTGGTGTGGAAACCGCAACGGATGTGCAGGAGCGAATGGATGCCGGCGCAACTTTGGTCCAGGGCTACACAGCATTCCTTTATGAAGGTCCATTCTGGGCCTCACGTATTAACAAGGGACTGGTAAAGATCCGCAAGAGGACGGCGCGTTAA
- a CDS encoding FAD-binding dehydrogenase, which yields MPGDYGDANHGRCRIDADVVVVGAGLSGLVAAATAYAAGKTVAVLDQEPEASVGGQAHWSFGGLFMVNTPEQRRLGVRDSADLALHDWLASAAFDRSEDGTARQWAEAYVDFAAGEKRAWLRSLGVGIFPLVQWAERGGYGPEGHGNTVPRFHVTWGTGPALVEPFLAKVLEGVRSGRVSLHFRHRALLLTTTTGRITGVSGEVLEPSTAMRGQASARVAVSGFEATAGAVVVTTGGIGGDHAAVRSQWPGGKAPEHMLSGVPASVDGSFLPVVASAGAALVNGDRMWHYPEGIHNYDPVWPNHGIRILPGPSSLWLDAKGRQLPPPLFPGFDSLGALRHIVGTGHDYSWFVLNRTIALKELALSGSEQNPDLTGKDVRLLASRLRPTGDTPIQRFLDRGVDFLQASSPGELASRMNQLADNSLIGTRALEELISARDRQVASGLGKDPQLAAIRAARRFATDKLMRVAPPHRLTDPAHGPLIAIRLSVLTRKSLGGLATDLRSRVLDRNGQAIPGLYAAGEAAGFGGGGIHGYRALEGTFLGGCLFSGRAAGREATASV from the coding sequence ATGCCTGGGGATTATGGTGACGCAAATCATGGACGCTGCAGGATCGATGCCGACGTCGTAGTGGTCGGCGCAGGCCTGTCCGGACTGGTTGCGGCCGCCACAGCCTATGCCGCCGGCAAGACGGTGGCTGTGCTGGATCAGGAGCCGGAAGCTTCCGTGGGTGGCCAAGCCCATTGGTCTTTTGGCGGGCTTTTCATGGTGAATACACCTGAGCAGCGGCGTCTGGGCGTCAGGGACAGCGCTGATCTCGCCCTGCATGACTGGCTCGCCTCCGCAGCTTTCGACCGGTCCGAAGACGGGACGGCCCGTCAGTGGGCCGAGGCGTACGTCGACTTCGCCGCCGGAGAGAAGCGGGCGTGGCTTAGGAGCCTTGGCGTTGGCATCTTCCCGTTGGTGCAATGGGCGGAACGCGGCGGCTATGGGCCGGAAGGCCATGGCAACACCGTCCCCCGCTTCCACGTCACATGGGGTACGGGGCCTGCCTTGGTGGAGCCGTTTCTCGCCAAGGTCCTGGAAGGCGTAAGGAGCGGCCGGGTCAGTTTGCACTTCAGGCACCGCGCCCTGTTGCTGACGACGACGACGGGCAGGATCACGGGCGTTTCGGGCGAGGTTCTTGAACCGTCGACGGCGATGCGGGGCCAAGCGTCCGCGCGGGTCGCCGTCAGTGGTTTCGAGGCCACGGCAGGCGCTGTTGTGGTGACCACGGGTGGCATCGGCGGCGATCACGCAGCCGTCCGCAGCCAGTGGCCCGGGGGAAAGGCGCCCGAGCACATGCTGAGTGGCGTGCCGGCTTCCGTGGACGGCAGTTTCCTTCCCGTCGTGGCAAGCGCTGGTGCTGCTTTGGTCAACGGCGACCGCATGTGGCACTACCCGGAAGGAATCCACAATTACGATCCTGTATGGCCCAATCATGGAATCAGGATCCTGCCCGGGCCCTCCTCGTTGTGGCTCGATGCCAAGGGCCGCCAGTTGCCCCCGCCGCTGTTCCCCGGTTTTGATTCCTTGGGGGCATTGCGCCACATCGTCGGAACGGGGCACGACTACTCATGGTTTGTCCTCAACCGCACCATTGCCCTCAAGGAACTTGCCCTGTCCGGTTCCGAGCAGAACCCCGACCTCACGGGCAAGGACGTCCGACTGCTTGCATCACGCCTGCGCCCAACCGGCGACACACCTATCCAGCGTTTCCTGGACCGGGGCGTGGACTTTCTGCAGGCGTCATCACCCGGGGAACTGGCCTCAAGAATGAACCAGCTCGCAGACAACTCCCTCATCGGAACCCGCGCGCTTGAAGAACTGATCAGCGCCCGGGACCGTCAAGTGGCAAGCGGCCTTGGGAAGGACCCACAGCTCGCCGCCATCAGGGCAGCACGTCGATTTGCCACGGACAAACTGATGCGGGTGGCACCACCGCATCGGCTGACTGACCCGGCGCATGGCCCGCTGATTGCCATCCGGCTCTCCGTATTGACAAGGAAAAGCCTGGGCGGCCTCGCAACGGACCTTCGTTCAAGGGTCCTGGACCGTAACGGGCAAGCCATCCCGGGTCTCTACGCAGCCGGCGAAGCAGCGGGATTCGGCGGTGGCGGCATCCATGGATACCGGGCATTGGAAGGAACATTCCTGGGCGGTTGCCTCTTCTCCGGGAGGGCGGCTGGCAGGGAAGCCACCGCCAGTGTCTAA